One genomic segment of Streptomyces sp. TLI_146 includes these proteins:
- a CDS encoding 2Fe-2S iron-sulfur cluster-binding protein produces MEASDRPREHSPEPDSGPADRGGVLPPTHSRMTLWVNDTVHVIELDHRTTLLDLLREHLALTGSKKGCDQGQCGACTVLVDGRRVNSCLLLAVAQEGCEVVTVEGLAEAAGADGDLHPLQRAFLDRDALQCGYCTPGQLCSAVGMLEEAKAGQPSVVTDTDRPTGAPVRLTVEEIRERLSGNLCRCGAYPHIVEAVQEVVVRDVAAREVIA; encoded by the coding sequence ATGGAAGCAAGCGACCGCCCGCGTGAGCACAGCCCCGAGCCCGACTCCGGACCGGCCGACCGCGGTGGCGTGCTCCCGCCCACGCACTCGCGCATGACCCTGTGGGTGAACGACACCGTCCACGTCATCGAGCTCGACCACCGCACCACGCTCCTGGACCTGCTGCGCGAGCACCTCGCCCTCACCGGGTCGAAGAAGGGCTGCGACCAGGGCCAGTGCGGGGCGTGCACCGTGCTCGTCGACGGCAGACGGGTCAACAGCTGTCTGCTGCTCGCGGTCGCGCAGGAGGGATGCGAGGTCGTCACCGTGGAGGGGCTCGCCGAGGCGGCGGGCGCGGACGGTGATCTGCACCCACTGCAACGGGCGTTCCTGGACCGGGACGCGCTCCAGTGCGGCTACTGCACACCCGGCCAGCTCTGCTCGGCCGTGGGAATGCTGGAGGAGGCGAAGGCCGGCCAGCCCTCGGTCGTCACCGACACCGACCGGCCGACCGGCGCCCCGGTGCGCCTGACCGTGGAGGAGATCCGGGAGCGGCTGAGCGGCAACCTGTGCCGCTGCGGGGCGTATCCGCACATCGTGGAGGCCGTGCAGGAAGTGGTCGTACGCGATGTCGCCGCGCGGGAGGTGATCGCGTGA
- a CDS encoding glutamate--cysteine ligase, translating into MLTFGVEEEYLLVDPVTGRPLPRSEEVRALTGPDTVGEPEVQAELLQAQVEVATPVCLALAELGGHLVRLRHTVGTAAERVGCRVAAVGAAPVNGAGPVPVTPRPRYLAMQTNAGQLVDEQLINGMHVHVGVPDREVGVAVLNRIRVWLPTLLAMSANSPLWHGRDTGFASWRTLVFSRWPVSGPPPRFADLDDYESRAEALITAGAVSDSGQLYWHARLSERYPTIEVRCLDVQVRVDEAVMLAGIIRALVATAIREHKDGEPVPECPLELLQAATWRAAREGLNGVLLDPAGQRRSCGDVLCQLARHIGPALEASGDGLEVNSMMQRLLRRGTGADRQHRAFTEGGIPAVIGLITSESVRT; encoded by the coding sequence ATGCTCACCTTTGGGGTCGAAGAAGAGTATTTGCTGGTGGACCCCGTGACCGGCCGGCCCCTGCCCCGTTCGGAAGAGGTAAGGGCACTGACCGGGCCGGACACGGTCGGGGAGCCGGAGGTGCAGGCCGAGCTGCTCCAGGCTCAGGTGGAGGTGGCGACCCCGGTCTGCCTGGCCCTGGCGGAGCTGGGGGGCCATCTGGTGCGTCTGCGGCACACGGTGGGGACCGCGGCGGAGCGCGTGGGCTGCAGGGTCGCCGCCGTGGGGGCCGCCCCCGTCAACGGCGCGGGGCCCGTCCCGGTCACTCCGCGGCCGCGCTATCTGGCGATGCAGACGAACGCGGGGCAGCTGGTCGACGAGCAGCTGATCAACGGTATGCATGTGCACGTCGGGGTGCCCGACCGGGAGGTCGGCGTCGCCGTCCTCAACCGGATCCGCGTCTGGCTGCCCACCCTGCTCGCCATGTCGGCCAACTCACCGCTGTGGCACGGCCGCGACACCGGCTTCGCCAGCTGGCGCACCCTGGTCTTCAGCCGCTGGCCGGTCAGCGGCCCCCCGCCGCGCTTCGCCGACCTCGACGACTACGAGAGCCGTGCGGAGGCGCTCATCACCGCCGGGGCGGTCAGCGACAGCGGGCAGCTCTACTGGCACGCGCGCCTCTCCGAGCGCTACCCCACCATCGAGGTGCGCTGTCTCGACGTGCAGGTGCGGGTCGACGAGGCGGTGATGCTCGCCGGGATCATCCGTGCCCTGGTCGCCACCGCGATCCGCGAGCACAAGGACGGCGAGCCGGTACCGGAGTGCCCGCTCGAACTGCTCCAGGCCGCGACCTGGCGCGCCGCCCGGGAAGGCCTCAACGGCGTCCTGCTCGATCCCGCCGGACAGCGGCGCAGCTGCGGCGACGTGCTGTGCCAGCTGGCCCGGCACATCGGCCCCGCCCTGGAGGCGTCGGGCGACGGGCTTGAGGTCAACTCCATGATGCAGCGGCTCCTGCGCCGGGGAACCGGCGCCGACCGGCAGCACCGGGCCTTCACGGAAGGCGGGATTCCGGCGGTGATCGGCCTGATCACGAGCGAGAGCGTCAGGACCTAG
- a CDS encoding excinuclease ABC subunit UvrA codes for MGTARRTGARPQTPQGGGSHDLLRVHGARVNNLKDVSVEIPKRRLTVFTGVSGSGKSSLVFDTIAAESQRLINETYSAFVQGFMPTLARPEVDVLEGLTTAIVVDQQRMGGDPRSTVGTATDANAMLRILFSRLGQPHIGPPNAFAFNVPSVRASGAITVDRGAGRTKAVKATFNRTGGMCTRCEGRGAVTDIDLAQLYDDSKSLAEGAITVPGYTGGGWNSRLYAESGFFPPEKPIRKFTKKELYDFLHREPTRMKIAGINMTYEGLVPRIQKSMLSKDREAMQPHIREFVDRAVTFTVCPECGGTRLSEAARSSKIEGISIADACAMQTSDLADWVRGLDEPSVAPLLASLLRTLDSFVEIGLGYLALDRPSGTLSGGEAQRVKMIRHLGSALTDVTYVFDEPTTGLHPHDIQRMNDLLLRLRDKGNTVLVVEHKPQTIAIADHVVDLGPGAGTAGGTVCFEGTVEGLRAGGTVTGRHLDDRAALKEKVRQPGGVLEIRGARAHNLRDIDVDLPLGVLCVVTGVAGSGKSSLVHGSLPPGTDVVPVDQGAIKGSRRSNPATYTGLLDPIRKAFAKANGVKPALFSANSEGACPGCNGAGVIYTDLAMMAAVATTCEECEGKRFEASVLDHHLGGRDISEVLAMSVDEAEEFFADGEARTPAAHRILTRLRDVGLGYLTLGQPLTTLSGGERQRLKLATHMAEKGEGVVYVLDEPTTGLHLADVEQLLGLLDRLVDSGKSVIVVEHHPAVMAHADWIVDLGPGAGHDGGRIVFEGTPADLVAARSTLTGEHLARYVGA; via the coding sequence ATGGGCACGGCCAGGAGGACGGGCGCGCGGCCGCAGACGCCGCAGGGCGGCGGGAGCCACGATCTGCTCCGGGTGCACGGGGCGCGCGTGAACAACCTCAAGGACGTCAGCGTCGAGATCCCCAAGCGCCGGCTGACGGTGTTCACCGGTGTCTCCGGCTCCGGCAAGAGCTCGCTGGTGTTCGACACCATCGCCGCGGAGTCGCAGCGGCTGATCAACGAGACGTACAGCGCCTTCGTCCAGGGCTTCATGCCCACGCTGGCGCGGCCCGAGGTCGACGTCCTCGAAGGGCTGACGACCGCGATCGTCGTCGACCAGCAGCGGATGGGCGGCGACCCCCGCTCGACCGTCGGCACCGCCACCGACGCCAACGCGATGCTGCGCATCCTCTTCAGCAGGCTCGGGCAGCCGCACATCGGCCCGCCCAACGCGTTCGCCTTCAACGTCCCCTCGGTCCGGGCGAGCGGCGCGATCACGGTGGACCGCGGCGCCGGGCGGACCAAGGCCGTGAAGGCGACCTTCAACCGCACCGGCGGCATGTGCACGCGCTGCGAAGGCCGGGGTGCGGTCACCGACATCGACCTCGCCCAGCTCTACGACGACTCCAAGTCGCTCGCCGAGGGCGCCATCACCGTCCCGGGGTATACCGGCGGCGGCTGGAACTCCCGGCTCTACGCCGAGTCGGGCTTCTTCCCCCCGGAGAAGCCGATCCGCAAGTTCACGAAGAAGGAGCTGTACGACTTCCTCCACCGCGAGCCGACCAGGATGAAGATCGCGGGCATCAACATGACCTACGAGGGTCTGGTCCCGCGGATCCAGAAGTCGATGCTCTCCAAGGACCGGGAGGCGATGCAGCCGCACATCCGGGAGTTCGTGGACCGGGCGGTCACCTTCACCGTCTGCCCCGAGTGCGGCGGCACCCGGCTCAGCGAGGCGGCCAGGTCGTCGAAGATCGAGGGGATCAGCATCGCCGACGCCTGCGCGATGCAGACCAGCGACCTCGCCGACTGGGTCCGGGGCCTGGACGAGCCTTCGGTGGCGCCGCTCCTCGCGAGCCTGCTGCGCACCCTCGACTCGTTCGTGGAGATCGGTCTCGGCTACCTCGCCCTCGACCGGCCGTCGGGCACGCTGTCGGGCGGCGAGGCCCAGCGCGTCAAGATGATCCGCCACCTCGGCTCCGCGCTCACCGACGTCACGTACGTCTTCGACGAGCCCACCACGGGTCTGCACCCCCATGACATCCAGCGGATGAACGACCTGCTGCTGCGGCTGCGCGACAAGGGCAACACGGTGCTCGTGGTGGAGCACAAGCCGCAGACGATCGCGATCGCCGACCACGTCGTCGACCTCGGCCCCGGCGCGGGGACGGCGGGCGGCACCGTCTGCTTCGAGGGCACCGTCGAGGGGCTGCGGGCGGGCGGCACCGTCACCGGCCGCCACCTCGACGACCGGGCCGCCCTCAAGGAGAAGGTGCGCCAGCCCGGCGGCGTCCTGGAGATCCGCGGCGCGCGGGCGCACAACCTGCGCGACATCGACGTCGACCTGCCGCTGGGCGTGCTCTGCGTCGTCACCGGCGTGGCCGGTTCCGGCAAGAGCTCCCTGGTCCACGGTTCGCTCCCGCCCGGTACGGACGTGGTCCCGGTCGACCAGGGCGCCATCAAGGGGTCGCGGCGCAGCAACCCCGCCACGTACACCGGGCTGCTCGACCCGATCCGCAAGGCGTTCGCCAAGGCCAACGGCGTGAAACCGGCGCTGTTCAGCGCCAACTCCGAGGGTGCCTGCCCCGGTTGCAACGGCGCCGGGGTGATCTACACCGATCTGGCGATGATGGCAGCGGTCGCCACCACCTGCGAGGAGTGCGAGGGCAAGCGGTTCGAGGCGTCGGTCCTCGACCACCACCTCGGCGGCCGCGACATCAGCGAGGTGCTGGCGATGTCGGTGGACGAGGCGGAGGAGTTCTTCGCCGACGGCGAGGCGCGCACGCCGGCCGCGCACCGGATCCTCACCCGGCTCCGTGACGTGGGGCTCGGCTACCTCACCCTCGGCCAGCCGCTCACCACCCTGTCCGGCGGCGAGCGGCAGCGGCTCAAACTGGCCACCCACATGGCCGAGAAGGGCGAGGGGGTCGTCTACGTACTCGACGAGCCGACCACCGGCCTCCACCTCGCCGACGTGGAGCAGTTGCTCGGCCTGCTGGACCGGCTGGTCGACTCCGGCAAGTCGGTCATCGTCGTCGAGCACCACCCGGCGGTGATGGCGCACGCCGACTGGATCGTCGACCTCGGCCCCGGCGCGGGCCACGACGGCGGCCGGATCGTCTTCGAGGGCACCCCCGCCGACCTGGTCGCCGCCCGCTCCACTCTCACGGGCGAACACCTGGCGCGGTACGTCGGCGCGTGA
- a CDS encoding RNA polymerase sigma factor SigF, translating to MSTHCANRRYDDTPDTDEAFVRLAALPDGPERAALREELVNSWLPLSERLAGRFRDRGESVEDLRQVAAVGLLKAVDGFDPAQGTPFAAYAVPTITGEIKRHFRDHMWTLHVPRRVQELRNRVRTARHELQCAGTGEPTVRDLAQHTGLSETDVRDGLEALDSFRAMSLDAEQPGDTQGSYTLADTIGSEDPALDTLIDRESVKPGLRELPAREREILYLRYFQGMTQKNIGRELGISQMHVCRLLRQCCTRLREEAMCAAPGEAA from the coding sequence ATGTCCACTCACTGCGCCAATCGCCGCTATGACGACACACCGGATACCGATGAAGCGTTCGTACGACTCGCCGCACTGCCCGACGGACCCGAACGGGCGGCACTGCGCGAAGAGTTGGTTAATTCCTGGCTCCCCCTCTCGGAACGGCTCGCCGGACGTTTCCGCGACCGCGGCGAATCCGTGGAGGATCTGCGCCAGGTCGCCGCCGTGGGCCTGCTGAAAGCCGTCGACGGCTTCGATCCCGCCCAGGGCACGCCGTTCGCCGCCTACGCCGTTCCCACCATCACCGGCGAGATCAAACGCCACTTCCGCGACCACATGTGGACCCTCCACGTGCCGCGCCGCGTCCAGGAACTCCGCAACCGCGTCCGTACGGCCCGCCACGAGCTGCAGTGCGCCGGAACCGGCGAACCGACCGTCCGGGACCTGGCGCAACACACCGGTCTGAGCGAGACGGACGTACGGGACGGTCTGGAGGCTCTTGACAGCTTCCGCGCCATGTCCCTGGACGCCGAACAGCCCGGCGACACCCAGGGCTCGTACACGCTGGCCGACACCATCGGCTCCGAGGACCCGGCGCTCGACACACTGATCGACCGCGAGTCCGTCAAGCCCGGTCTGCGCGAACTCCCCGCCCGCGAGCGGGAGATCCTCTATCTGCGCTACTTCCAGGGCATGACGCAGAAGAACATCGGCCGTGAACTCGGCATCTCCCAGATGCACGTGTGCCGGCTGCTGCGCCAGTGCTGCACGCGGCTGCGCGAGGAGGCGATGTGCGCGGCGCCGGGCGAGGCGGCGTGA
- a CDS encoding PRC-barrel domain-containing protein has translation MTENIWGYPETSGHLAGADLRGWSVEATDGSIGKVDKHSDEVGSAYIVVDTGIWIFGKHVLLPAGTVTRLDAAEKKVYVDRTKAEIKSAPEFDREKHLGDPGYHDQVGGYYSGRPPVV, from the coding sequence ATGACTGAGAACATCTGGGGCTACCCGGAAACCAGTGGCCACCTCGCCGGCGCGGATCTGCGCGGCTGGAGCGTCGAGGCCACCGACGGGAGCATCGGCAAGGTCGACAAGCACTCGGACGAGGTCGGCTCCGCGTACATCGTCGTCGACACCGGCATCTGGATCTTCGGCAAGCATGTGCTGCTGCCCGCCGGTACCGTGACGCGGCTCGACGCGGCCGAGAAGAAGGTCTACGTGGACCGTACGAAGGCCGAGATCAAGTCCGCCCCCGAGTTCGACCGGGAGAAGCACCTCGGTGACCCCGGCTACCACGACCAGGTCGGTGGCTACTACAGCGGTCGCCCGCCGGTCGTCTGA
- a CDS encoding hydrophobic protein has product MVPLLLVLLLVLILFGAGFALKVLWWIAIAVLVLWLIGFVARPKGGSGRWYRW; this is encoded by the coding sequence ATGGTCCCCTTGCTCCTCGTTCTCCTGCTGGTCCTGATCCTTTTCGGCGCCGGCTTCGCACTCAAAGTCCTGTGGTGGATCGCGATCGCGGTACTGGTCCTGTGGCTCATCGGATTCGTCGCCCGGCCGAAGGGCGGATCCGGCCGCTGGTATCGCTGGTAG
- a CDS encoding SDR family oxidoreductase, with the protein MPQTVVITGASAGVGRATARLFARRGADIALLARGRAGLDAAAAEVEEAGGRALVLPTDVAHHQEVEKAAELTEAEFGPIDVWINVAFTSVFAPFTEIGPEEFQRVTDVAYLGFVNGTRAALARMVPRDRGTVVQVGSALGERSIPLQSAYCGAKHAVNGFTSSVRTELLHRGSQVRVTVVQLPAVNTPQFSWVRSRLPKHPQPVPPIYQPEVVARTIAYAADHPGRKQYYVGASTVATLWANRLAPAVLDRFLARTGYSSQQTDSPAPAPGPGNLWQPLDDRPGEDHGAHGAFDERSTPRSPQAALARHPALAAGAGALAAAAVLRWVGARRAGG; encoded by the coding sequence ATGCCGCAGACCGTTGTGATCACCGGCGCCAGCGCCGGGGTGGGCCGTGCCACCGCCCGGCTGTTCGCGCGGCGCGGTGCCGACATCGCGCTCCTCGCACGCGGCCGGGCGGGGCTCGACGCCGCCGCCGCGGAGGTCGAGGAGGCCGGAGGGCGGGCTCTGGTGCTGCCCACCGACGTCGCCCACCACCAGGAGGTGGAGAAGGCGGCGGAGCTGACCGAGGCCGAGTTCGGCCCGATCGACGTATGGATCAACGTCGCCTTCACCTCCGTCTTCGCGCCCTTCACCGAGATCGGGCCGGAGGAGTTCCAGCGCGTCACCGACGTGGCGTATCTGGGCTTCGTCAACGGCACCCGCGCCGCCCTCGCCCGGATGGTCCCGCGCGACCGCGGGACCGTCGTCCAGGTCGGCTCCGCCCTCGGGGAGCGCTCCATCCCGCTCCAGTCCGCCTACTGCGGCGCCAAGCACGCCGTCAACGGCTTCACCTCATCGGTGCGCACCGAACTGCTGCACCGCGGCAGCCAGGTGCGCGTCACCGTGGTGCAGCTGCCGGCCGTGAACACCCCGCAGTTCTCCTGGGTGCGCTCACGGCTGCCGAAGCACCCCCAGCCGGTGCCGCCGATCTACCAGCCCGAGGTCGTCGCCCGGACCATCGCGTACGCGGCGGACCACCCGGGCCGCAAGCAGTACTACGTCGGCGCCTCCACGGTCGCCACCCTGTGGGCCAACCGGCTCGCCCCGGCCGTGCTCGACCGCTTTCTGGCCCGTACGGGCTACTCGTCGCAGCAGACCGACTCCCCCGCGCCCGCCCCGGGGCCGGGCAACCTGTGGCAGCCGCTCGACGACCGCCCCGGCGAGGACCACGGCGCCCACGGCGCCTTCGACGAGCGTTCCACCCCGCGCTCCCCGCAGGCGGCCCTCGCCCGCCACCCCGCGCTCGCCGCGGGAGCCGGTGCCCTGGCCGCGGCGGCCGTGCTGCGCTGGGTGGGCGCGCGCCGCGCGGGCGGCTGA
- a CDS encoding HAD family hydrolase — translation MTRAAIFDVDGTLVDTNHLHVICWWEAFRQAGHEVATHAIHRAVGLPSEDLIAHLLGEDRDKDEDADLSSTHKALYGTYFERLAPIAGAADLLRALDGRGWRVVLATSAGGSELGALRRAIDADDVIAGVASADDVESGKPAPDPVHQALELVDGDAGSSVFVGDTVWDMKAAAKAGVRPVGVLAGGIPRGDLEEAGAVAVYDDPAALLAALDDSPVAELERRG, via the coding sequence ATGACGCGCGCGGCGATCTTCGACGTAGACGGCACTCTCGTCGACACCAACCATCTGCATGTGATCTGTTGGTGGGAGGCGTTCCGGCAGGCCGGACACGAGGTGGCGACGCACGCCATCCACCGGGCGGTCGGGCTGCCCTCGGAGGACCTGATCGCGCATCTGCTGGGCGAGGACCGCGACAAGGACGAGGACGCCGACCTGAGCTCCACCCACAAGGCTCTGTACGGCACCTACTTCGAGCGGCTGGCGCCGATCGCGGGCGCCGCGGACCTGCTGCGGGCGCTGGACGGGCGCGGCTGGCGGGTGGTGCTCGCCACCTCGGCGGGCGGCTCCGAACTGGGCGCGCTGCGCCGGGCCATCGACGCCGACGACGTGATCGCCGGGGTGGCCAGCGCGGACGACGTCGAGTCCGGGAAACCTGCCCCCGACCCCGTCCACCAGGCGCTGGAGCTGGTCGACGGCGACGCCGGGTCGTCGGTGTTCGTCGGCGACACTGTCTGGGACATGAAGGCGGCTGCCAAGGCCGGCGTGCGGCCCGTGGGCGTGCTGGCGGGCGGTATCCCGCGCGGCGATCTGGAAGAAGCGGGCGCGGTCGCGGTCTACGACGACCCGGCGGCGCTGCTGGCCGCCCTCGACGACAGTCCGGTGGCGGAGCTGGAGCGACGCGGCTGA
- a CDS encoding thiamine pyrophosphate-requiring protein — MKVSDYVLERLRQWEVEHVFAYAGDGINGLLAAWGRADDKPRFIQARHEEMAAFEAVGYAKFSGRVGVCAATSGPGAIHLLNGLYDAKLDHVPIVAIVGQTNRSAMGGSYQQEVDLLSLFKDVASEYCEMVTVPEQLPNVIDRAMRTAAARRTVTAVIIPADVQELDYEPPGHAFKMVPSSLGAAHYAPVPADDELARAAEVLNAGEKVAVLIGQGARGARAEVEQLADVLGAGVAKALLGKDALPDDLPYVTGAIGLLGTRPSYELMRDCDTLLVVGSSFPYTQFLPELDQARAVQIDIDAFMVGLRYPFEVNLVGDARETLTRLLPLLKRKKHDKWRKKIEKDTARWWQVMERRAAVDADPINPEYVVHALDALLPDDVILAADSGSAANWYARHLRMRGTMRGSLSGTLATMGPGVPYVIGAKFAHPDRPALAIVGDGAMQMNGLAELITVSKYWREWDNPRLVVAVLNNQDLNQVTWEMRAMSGAPQFLPSQELPDVPYADFARSIGLDGVRVEKPGDVEGAWRRALEADRPFVVEFRTDPAVPPIPPHASLDQIEAAAASIVKGDSDRVGMIRQGLKAKVQEMLPGGKHREDRPGAGGGA, encoded by the coding sequence ATGAAAGTCTCCGACTACGTTCTGGAACGGCTGCGCCAGTGGGAGGTCGAGCATGTCTTCGCATACGCGGGCGACGGCATCAACGGCCTGCTCGCCGCCTGGGGCCGCGCCGACGACAAGCCCCGGTTCATCCAGGCGCGGCACGAGGAGATGGCCGCGTTCGAGGCGGTGGGGTACGCCAAGTTCTCCGGGCGGGTGGGGGTGTGCGCGGCCACGTCGGGGCCCGGCGCGATCCATCTGCTCAACGGCCTCTACGACGCCAAGCTCGACCATGTGCCGATCGTGGCGATCGTCGGGCAGACCAACCGCAGCGCCATGGGCGGCTCGTACCAGCAGGAGGTCGATCTGCTGAGCCTGTTCAAGGACGTGGCCTCCGAGTACTGCGAGATGGTGACCGTCCCCGAGCAACTGCCCAACGTCATCGACCGGGCCATGCGCACCGCCGCCGCCCGGCGCACCGTCACCGCCGTGATCATCCCGGCCGATGTGCAGGAGCTCGACTACGAGCCGCCCGGGCACGCCTTCAAGATGGTGCCCTCCAGCCTCGGCGCCGCCCACTACGCGCCCGTCCCCGCCGACGACGAGCTCGCCAGGGCGGCCGAGGTGCTGAACGCGGGGGAGAAGGTGGCCGTGCTGATCGGACAGGGCGCGCGGGGCGCCCGGGCCGAGGTCGAACAGCTCGCGGACGTGCTGGGCGCGGGCGTCGCCAAGGCCCTGCTCGGCAAGGACGCGCTCCCCGACGACCTGCCGTACGTCACCGGCGCCATCGGTCTGCTGGGCACCCGGCCCTCGTACGAGCTCATGCGGGACTGCGACACGCTGCTCGTGGTGGGATCCAGCTTCCCGTACACGCAGTTCCTGCCCGAACTCGACCAGGCGCGGGCGGTGCAGATCGACATCGACGCGTTCATGGTGGGCCTGCGCTACCCCTTCGAGGTCAACCTCGTCGGCGACGCCCGCGAGACGCTGACCCGGCTGCTGCCCCTGCTCAAGCGCAAGAAGCACGACAAGTGGCGCAAGAAGATCGAGAAGGACACCGCCCGCTGGTGGCAGGTGATGGAGCGGCGCGCGGCCGTTGACGCGGATCCGATCAACCCCGAGTACGTGGTGCACGCGCTCGACGCGCTGCTGCCCGACGACGTCATCCTCGCCGCGGACTCCGGCTCGGCCGCCAACTGGTACGCCCGCCACCTGCGGATGCGCGGCACGATGCGCGGTTCGCTCTCCGGCACGCTGGCCACGATGGGGCCGGGGGTGCCCTATGTGATCGGCGCCAAGTTCGCCCACCCGGACCGCCCGGCCCTCGCGATCGTCGGCGACGGGGCGATGCAGATGAACGGCCTCGCGGAGCTGATCACCGTGTCCAAGTACTGGCGCGAGTGGGACAACCCCCGCCTGGTCGTCGCGGTGCTCAACAACCAGGACCTCAACCAGGTGACCTGGGAGATGCGCGCCATGTCCGGCGCCCCGCAGTTCCTGCCGTCCCAGGAGCTGCCCGATGTGCCGTACGCGGACTTCGCGCGCTCCATCGGGCTCGACGGAGTACGGGTCGAGAAGCCCGGCGACGTCGAGGGCGCCTGGCGGCGGGCGCTGGAGGCGGACCGGCCGTTCGTCGTGGAGTTCCGCACCGACCCGGCGGTCCCGCCGATCCCGCCGCACGCCTCGCTCGACCAGATCGAGGCCGCCGCGGCCTCGATCGTCAAGGGCGACAGCGACCGGGTCGGCATGATCCGGCAGGGGCTGAAGGCGAAGGTCCAGGAGATGCTGCCGGGCGGCAAGCACCGGGAGGACCGGCCGGGCGCCGGAGGCGGCGCCTGA